One genomic window of Trichlorobacter lovleyi includes the following:
- the bioB gene encoding biotin synthase BioB — MIITDTMLQALSGSIIDGASISSDQALALTGLSDAALPSLFAAASRVREHHFGNQVSLCGIINAKSGLCPEDCAFCAQSSHHATGVACYPLLDQDTLMAGARSVAGHGAACYGIVTSGSGISEGEELEQVCAAIRAIRAEGRIAPGASLGTLTTVAAEQLKAAGLVTYHHNLETSRSFFPQICSTHDYDDDVATVQLAKQVGLRVCCGGLFGLGETMAQRVELALTLRELQVDSVPINFLDPIPGTPLAAMPALTPLACLHTIALFRLILPEAHITICGGRQRNLRELQSWVFLAGASGVMTGNYLTKEGRQPADDLRMIEDLGLVIAKEMLR; from the coding sequence ATGATTATTACTGATACCATGCTCCAGGCGTTGTCCGGCTCCATTATTGATGGCGCTTCGATCAGCAGTGACCAGGCTCTGGCCCTGACCGGACTGAGCGATGCAGCGCTGCCGTCACTCTTTGCTGCTGCCTCCCGGGTGCGGGAACACCATTTCGGCAATCAGGTCTCGCTGTGCGGCATCATCAATGCAAAATCCGGGCTCTGTCCGGAAGATTGTGCCTTCTGTGCCCAGTCCTCCCACCATGCCACCGGTGTGGCCTGCTATCCATTGCTGGATCAGGATACCCTGATGGCGGGAGCCCGGTCAGTGGCCGGTCATGGTGCTGCCTGTTACGGTATCGTGACCAGTGGCAGCGGTATCAGCGAAGGCGAAGAGCTGGAGCAGGTCTGTGCTGCCATCAGGGCCATCAGAGCTGAAGGACGGATTGCCCCCGGTGCCTCACTGGGTACCTTGACCACGGTTGCTGCAGAACAGCTCAAGGCCGCCGGTCTGGTGACCTATCACCACAACCTGGAGACCTCCCGCAGTTTCTTTCCGCAGATTTGCAGCACCCATGACTATGACGATGATGTTGCCACGGTGCAGCTGGCAAAACAGGTCGGCCTGCGGGTCTGCTGCGGCGGTCTGTTCGGGCTGGGTGAGACCATGGCGCAGCGGGTTGAACTGGCGCTGACCCTGCGGGAGCTGCAGGTCGATTCGGTGCCGATCAATTTTCTGGACCCGATACCGGGCACACCGCTGGCCGCCATGCCGGCGCTGACGCCGCTTGCCTGTCTGCATACCATTGCCCTGTTCCGTTTGATTCTGCCTGAGGCCCATATCACTATCTGTGGCGGCCGTCAGCGTAATCTGCGTGAACTGCAGTCCTGGGTCTTCCTGGCAGGGGCGAGCGGGGTCATGACCGGCAACTATTTAACCAAGGAAGGCCGCCAGCCGGCTGATGATCTGCGGATGATTGAAGATCTGGGGCTGGTGATTGCAAAGGAGATGCTGCGATGA
- a CDS encoding FKBP-type peptidyl-prolyl cis-trans isomerase, protein MRNLIKMCSVVVLAIFCAMPVHAAETKVNKMVTTDSGLKYVDLVVGKGASPTRGKQVKVHYTGTLENGTKFDSSVDRRQPFSFIIGIGQVIKGWDEGVMGMKVGGKRKLVIPANLGYGARGAGGVIPPNATLLFDVELLDVQK, encoded by the coding sequence ATGCGTAACCTGATCAAAATGTGTAGTGTCGTGGTACTTGCAATCTTCTGTGCGATGCCGGTGCATGCTGCGGAAACAAAGGTGAACAAGATGGTGACAACCGATTCAGGGCTCAAGTATGTTGATCTGGTGGTGGGCAAAGGGGCCTCACCGACCAGGGGCAAGCAGGTTAAGGTACACTACACCGGTACGCTGGAGAACGGCACCAAATTTGACAGCTCGGTGGACCGCAGACAGCCGTTCAGCTTCATCATCGGCATTGGGCAGGTCATCAAGGGCTGGGATGAAGGGGTGATGGGCATGAAGGTAGGGGGTAAGCGCAAATTGGTTATCCCTGCCAATCTGGGCTATGGCGCCCGAGGGGCCGGCGGCGTGATACCGCCTAACGCCACCCTGTTGTTTGATGTGGAGCTGCTGGATGTGCAGAAGTAG
- a CDS encoding HD domain-containing protein, translated as MNTLLHPLQQRFPQQYHDWIFLVGGTIRDFLLQQPGRDYDLIAVLPEELLPSLGFRLVTGKTTGPVWFHHDDRLGKLELVRLDDLSRLATDLQRRDFTINAITCSLSGRWYDPLHGRQDLQQRLLRVCSDQSFVDDPLRVIRGLRFMADGWQLLPETAQLIQHQDWAEQLACLPVERFSREMVKALAGRQPQRFFEQMVRFRLAAGWLPELFRMPDIPAGPLQHHPEGDLLTHCLQVLQRVAEVSPDPLTRFCAFFHDIGKLSSDPARYPKHHGHDEAGFKPALNLCRRLCLPTEWGRALAWTSRLHGTLNRWSELRDATRLRIAEQARKAGISRILPIVSAADKPGGSTPVRWFQALDVVAMNSVQLGIDRDQLEAMQARHRPDFILQQRIRLLRSYEDIS; from the coding sequence ATGAACACCCTGCTGCATCCCTTGCAACAACGCTTTCCACAGCAGTACCATGACTGGATCTTTCTGGTTGGCGGCACAATACGTGATTTTCTGCTGCAGCAACCAGGCCGGGATTATGACCTGATTGCCGTGCTGCCTGAGGAGCTGCTGCCATCACTTGGCTTCCGGCTGGTTACGGGCAAGACCACCGGGCCGGTCTGGTTTCACCATGATGACCGCTTGGGGAAGCTTGAACTGGTCCGGCTTGATGATCTCAGCCGGCTTGCTACCGATCTGCAGCGTCGTGATTTTACCATCAACGCTATCACCTGCAGTCTGAGTGGCAGATGGTATGATCCCCTGCACGGCCGGCAGGATCTGCAGCAGCGGCTGCTGCGGGTCTGCTCGGATCAGAGCTTTGTTGATGACCCGTTGCGGGTTATCCGCGGGTTGCGCTTTATGGCAGACGGCTGGCAGCTGCTGCCGGAAACCGCGCAGTTGATCCAGCACCAGGATTGGGCTGAGCAACTGGCCTGCCTGCCGGTTGAACGGTTCAGCCGCGAGATGGTCAAGGCCCTGGCCGGCAGACAACCGCAACGGTTTTTTGAGCAGATGGTGCGATTCAGGCTTGCTGCCGGCTGGCTGCCGGAGCTGTTCAGGATGCCGGATATCCCTGCCGGGCCACTGCAGCATCACCCTGAAGGGGATCTCTTGACCCATTGTCTGCAGGTGCTGCAACGGGTGGCAGAGGTCAGTCCTGATCCTTTAACCCGTTTCTGTGCCTTTTTTCACGACATCGGCAAGTTGTCCAGCGATCCGGCCCGGTATCCCAAACACCATGGCCATGACGAGGCCGGCTTCAAGCCGGCCCTGAACCTCTGCCGGCGACTCTGTCTGCCAACAGAGTGGGGCAGGGCACTGGCCTGGACCAGCCGCCTGCATGGCACGCTGAACCGCTGGTCGGAGCTGCGGGATGCAACCAGGCTGCGGATAGCGGAACAGGCCCGCAAGGCCGGTATCAGCCGGATCCTGCCGATTGTATCGGCTGCAGACAAACCGGGCGGTAGTACCCCTGTCCGGTGGTTTCAGGCCCTGGATGTTGTTGCCATGAACAGTGTGCAACTGGGGATCGACAGAGATCAGCTTGAGGCGATGCAAGCAAGGCATCGCCCTGATTTTATCCTGCAGCAGAGGATCAGATTGTTGAGGTCATATGAAGACATTTCGTAA
- a CDS encoding Bax inhibitor-1/YccA family protein gives MNQFDTTQTSTGLIVRQNTLVRQVYAWMGCGLALTALMALITVSTPELLQVIVGNRLVFYGLMIGELALVFTLSGAIHRMSAGVATMLFIGYSALNGLTLSVIFLVYTADSIASTFAVSAAMFGAMSIYGYATKKDLTSWGSFLFMGLIGIVIASLVNIFLRSNAVSWVVSAIGVIVFTGLTAYDTWKIKALAAAGEEGRKPAILGALTLYLDFINLFLMLLRLMGGRRD, from the coding sequence ATGAATCAATTTGATACCACCCAGACCAGCACAGGGCTGATCGTCAGGCAGAATACACTGGTACGCCAGGTCTATGCCTGGATGGGCTGCGGTCTGGCCCTTACCGCGCTTATGGCGCTGATTACGGTCTCGACCCCGGAGCTTTTGCAGGTCATTGTCGGTAACCGGCTGGTGTTCTACGGGCTGATGATCGGAGAACTTGCCCTGGTGTTTACCCTTTCCGGCGCCATTCACCGTATGAGTGCCGGTGTTGCCACCATGCTGTTCATTGGCTATTCCGCCCTGAACGGTCTGACCCTTTCCGTCATCTTTCTGGTCTACACCGCCGACTCCATCGCCTCAACCTTTGCGGTTTCTGCCGCCATGTTCGGTGCCATGAGTATCTATGGCTATGCCACCAAGAAGGATCTGACCTCCTGGGGCAGTTTCCTGTTCATGGGGCTGATCGGCATCGTGATCGCGTCACTGGTCAATATCTTCCTGCGGAGCAATGCCGTATCCTGGGTGGTCTCTGCCATCGGCGTGATTGTCTTTACCGGCCTGACCGCCTATGATACCTGGAAGATCAAGGCCCTTGCCGCTGCAGGGGAGGAGGGACGCAAACCGGCGATTTTAGGTGCCCTGACCCTGTACCTTGACTTTATCAACCTGTTCCTGATGTTGCTGCGTCTGATGGGCGGGAGACGGGATTAA
- a CDS encoding ACP phosphodiesterase, producing the protein MNFLFHMLLSGDDDQLLIGNFMGDFVKGSLQDRFHPRIRQGVQLHRRIDSFAEQHRLFRQSRYSLSPQYGLYRGIMVDLFYDYFLVNSWSDWTDEPFGAFLARTRTVIEGNQQALPPELQPLLAVIFNELLPSYGSREGIGRAFARMSRRIVRPNPLAGCEVELSLHHATLQRDFHAFTPDLFSFVDQQLRCVRD; encoded by the coding sequence ATGAACTTTCTGTTCCATATGCTCCTGTCGGGTGATGACGATCAACTGCTGATCGGCAACTTCATGGGCGACTTTGTCAAAGGCAGCCTGCAGGACCGCTTTCATCCCCGTATCCGCCAGGGGGTGCAACTGCACCGCCGGATAGATTCCTTTGCAGAACAGCACCGGCTTTTCAGGCAGAGCCGTTACTCGCTCTCGCCGCAGTATGGCCTGTACCGCGGCATCATGGTTGATCTGTTCTACGACTATTTTCTGGTGAACAGCTGGTCTGACTGGACTGATGAACCGTTTGGTGCCTTCCTTGCCAGGACACGGACGGTGATTGAAGGCAATCAGCAGGCCCTGCCGCCGGAACTGCAGCCGTTGCTGGCGGTGATATTCAATGAACTGCTGCCTTCCTACGGCAGCCGGGAGGGGATCGGCAGGGCGTTTGCCCGTATGTCGCGCCGGATTGTCCGTCCGAACCCGCTGGCCGGCTGCGAGGTTGAACTCAGTCTGCACCATGCCACCCTGCAACGGGATTTTCATGCCTTTACGCCGGATCTGTTCAGTTTTGTTGATCAGCAGCTGCGTTGTGTGAGAGATTGA
- a CDS encoding acyl-[acyl-carrier-protein] thioesterase, with product MNNQLQQTVNARYHELDPHNRVRLPVIFAWLQEVGAEHALQLGVGLKDLKKLGLTWVLSRLTLELQRPIHGTEQVTVTTWPVTREGRFSIRDYLLTDQQGKNIGRATSSWAAINLKSRRPVKIDEHLPHYPLHPLRALDDPFDTLPSLEQCQTMLQLPVLRADLDMNNHVNNTVYPGWALEAVPEALFSQSVPVLIEIGFRSEALYGDSIRSCCAPLGTDPQVLLHRIESVQDGTELCRLRTTWQPVAPRKPSE from the coding sequence ATGAATAATCAGCTGCAACAAACCGTCAATGCCCGTTATCACGAGCTTGACCCGCACAACCGGGTACGCCTACCCGTCATTTTTGCCTGGTTGCAGGAGGTTGGTGCAGAGCATGCCCTGCAGCTGGGGGTAGGGCTCAAAGATCTGAAAAAACTGGGCTTAACCTGGGTGCTGTCCCGATTGACCCTTGAGCTGCAGCGTCCGATACATGGCACCGAGCAGGTAACGGTCACAACCTGGCCGGTTACCCGCGAGGGACGGTTTTCAATCCGGGATTACCTGTTGACTGATCAGCAGGGAAAAAACATTGGCCGGGCAACCAGTTCATGGGCGGCAATCAACCTGAAGAGCCGCCGCCCGGTCAAGATCGATGAGCATCTGCCGCACTACCCGCTGCACCCGCTACGGGCTTTGGATGACCCCTTTGATACGCTGCCGTCGCTTGAGCAGTGCCAGACCATGCTGCAACTACCGGTTTTACGGGCTGACCTTGACATGAATAACCATGTCAACAACACGGTCTATCCGGGCTGGGCGCTGGAGGCGGTGCCGGAGGCCCTGTTCAGCCAGTCCGTGCCGGTTCTGATTGAAATCGGGTTCCGCTCCGAAGCGCTTTACGGTGACAGTATACGCAGCTGCTGTGCCCCCCTCGGGACCGACCCCCAGGTTTTGCTTCACAGGATTGAATCGGTGCAGGACGGCACGGAATTATGCCGGCTGCGCACAACCTGGCAGCCCGTTGCCCCACGGAAGCCGTCGGAATAA
- the bioD gene encoding dethiobiotin synthase, with product MSNGLFITGTDTGVGKTIVAATLARILRLRGVNVGVMKPVTSGCIERNGELVSEDAELLAWAAGVDCSEDVAPYCLREPIAPVEAAQLDGVKIDFSRIAACYQRLAAQHEFVIVEGAGGLMVPLNGGLLVADLVKQLELPLLVVARPGLGTVNHSVLTCFAAGQMDIEVKGVMVNRFPANPGRAEKGAPHQIGSLCGAPILGIWDDLPGSAEEVVERLAEQFNADPKSDIILRVLGGAEDSGCSAPAASEGCSSCGCSGSCGGE from the coding sequence ATGAGCAACGGACTGTTTATTACCGGCACGGACACCGGTGTCGGCAAAACCATAGTGGCTGCAACCCTGGCCCGCATTCTGCGACTGCGGGGGGTGAATGTCGGTGTCATGAAACCGGTTACCAGCGGTTGTATTGAGCGTAACGGCGAGCTGGTCTCGGAGGATGCCGAGCTTTTGGCCTGGGCTGCCGGTGTTGACTGTAGCGAAGATGTCGCCCCCTATTGCCTGCGTGAACCGATTGCTCCGGTTGAAGCAGCGCAGCTGGACGGGGTCAAGATCGATTTCAGCAGGATTGCCGCATGCTACCAACGTCTGGCAGCGCAGCATGAGTTTGTGATTGTGGAAGGGGCAGGGGGGCTGATGGTGCCGCTGAATGGCGGTCTGCTGGTCGCTGATCTGGTCAAGCAACTGGAGCTGCCGCTGCTGGTGGTGGCCCGTCCCGGCCTGGGGACCGTCAACCATAGTGTCCTGACCTGTTTTGCAGCCGGCCAGATGGATATTGAGGTCAAGGGGGTCATGGTCAACCGTTTCCCTGCCAACCCCGGCCGTGCCGAGAAGGGGGCGCCACACCAGATCGGCTCGCTGTGCGGTGCACCGATCCTGGGGATCTGGGATGACCTGCCCGGTTCTGCGGAGGAGGTTGTCGAGCGGCTGGCTGAGCAGTTTAATGCTGATCCCAAGAGTGACATCATCCTGCGGGTGCTGGGCGGTGCCGAAGACAGCGGCTGCTCGGCACCGGCCGCTTCAGAGGGCTGTTCCTCCTGCGGCTGCTCCGGCAGTTGCGGGGGAGAGTAG
- a CDS encoding DUF3820 family protein, translating into MGTPACYDPLQPCHEATSDPEELMALAEMRMPFGKYQGRLLIDLPERYVVWFANNGFPEGRLGRMLQTVHAIKVNGLEYLFAPLRQGITGR; encoded by the coding sequence TTGGGCACCCCTGCCTGCTATGATCCACTGCAGCCTTGTCATGAGGCAACGTCTGATCCGGAAGAGTTGATGGCGCTGGCAGAGATGCGGATGCCGTTCGGCAAGTATCAGGGCCGCTTATTGATCGATCTGCCGGAACGCTATGTGGTCTGGTTTGCCAACAATGGATTTCCGGAGGGGCGCTTGGGCAGGATGCTGCAGACGGTTCATGCAATCAAGGTAAACGGGCTGGAATATCTGTTCGCCCCGTTACGTCAGGGGATAACCGGCCGCTGA
- a CDS encoding HIT domain-containing protein: MSDTICDFYCDKILKGLLEVPVYLQNDQVFAFHHTNPLWEHHVVLLPKRHIESLISLEESDNELLLELMRTAKLIAADFMTRFGACRVYTNLGSYQSSKHLHWHIGAGEQLRPY, translated from the coding sequence ATGTCAGATACGATCTGTGACTTCTATTGCGACAAGATCCTGAAAGGGCTGCTGGAGGTGCCGGTCTACCTCCAGAATGACCAGGTCTTTGCCTTTCATCACACCAACCCGCTCTGGGAACATCATGTGGTGCTGCTCCCAAAAAGACATATCGAGTCGTTGATCAGCCTGGAAGAATCCGACAACGAGCTGCTGCTGGAGCTGATGCGGACGGCCAAGCTGATCGCAGCTGACTTTATGACCCGTTTCGGGGCCTGCCGGGTCTATACCAACCTGGGGAGCTACCAGTCATCCAAGCACCTGCACTGGCATATCGGCGCCGGTGAACAGCTGCGGCCCTACTAG
- a CDS encoding MFS transporter gives MLTSTINKPMFRFLAILTAASMAGMQGYTMLFNNFAVEAVHLDGLQVGLTQSIREIPGFLALTAIYVMLMVREHRLAALSIVLLGVGVALTGFFPVFSGVALTTLLMSFGFHYYETVNQSLTLQYFSTHQSPLVMGKLRSLAAITSIISAAAIWCMGFVLDYRGMFLVVGCVVALAGLWAVFQDPSHASVPPQKLRMFLKRRYWLYYALTFMSGARRQIYMVFSMFLLVKIFHFSVQAITVLFIINNLINWIINPMIGRAINAFGERTLCTIEYAGVILVFLTYAYASSRWVVAGMYIIDYILFNFAVAIRTYFQKIADPADIAPTSAVGFTINHVAAVFLPALGGYLWMLDYRIPFIMGAALGVVSLILAQFIRLPSHAGPLEQTAG, from the coding sequence ATGCTCACCAGCACCATCAACAAGCCGATGTTCCGCTTTCTGGCCATCCTGACTGCAGCCTCCATGGCGGGGATGCAGGGTTACACCATGCTGTTCAACAACTTTGCCGTCGAGGCCGTGCACCTTGACGGGCTTCAGGTCGGCCTGACCCAGTCGATCCGTGAGATTCCCGGTTTTCTGGCGCTGACTGCAATCTATGTGATGCTGATGGTCAGAGAACACCGGCTAGCCGCCCTGTCGATCGTCCTGCTGGGGGTCGGCGTTGCCCTGACCGGCTTCTTCCCTGTCTTCAGCGGGGTGGCGCTGACTACACTGCTGATGAGTTTCGGCTTCCACTATTACGAAACCGTCAACCAGTCCCTGACCCTGCAGTATTTCTCCACCCACCAGTCCCCTCTGGTCATGGGCAAACTGCGCAGCCTGGCCGCCATTACCAGCATCATCTCTGCCGCTGCAATCTGGTGTATGGGCTTTGTGCTGGATTACCGCGGCATGTTTCTGGTGGTGGGCTGCGTGGTCGCCCTGGCCGGGCTCTGGGCGGTCTTTCAGGATCCCAGTCATGCAAGCGTGCCACCCCAGAAACTGCGGATGTTTCTGAAGCGGCGCTACTGGCTCTACTACGCCCTGACCTTCATGTCCGGCGCCCGGCGCCAGATCTACATGGTCTTCTCGATGTTTCTGCTGGTCAAGATCTTTCACTTTTCCGTGCAGGCCATCACCGTGCTGTTCATCATCAACAACCTGATCAACTGGATCATCAATCCGATGATCGGCCGGGCCATTAACGCCTTTGGTGAACGGACCCTCTGCACGATTGAGTATGCCGGTGTGATTCTGGTCTTTTTGACCTATGCCTACGCCTCTTCACGCTGGGTGGTGGCCGGGATGTACATCATCGACTATATCCTGTTCAACTTTGCCGTGGCGATCCGCACCTACTTCCAGAAGATTGCCGATCCGGCGGACATCGCCCCCACCTCGGCAGTCGGTTTCACCATCAACCATGTTGCTGCCGTCTTCCTGCCGGCTCTGGGGGGCTATCTCTGGATGCTGGACTACCGGATACCGTTCATCATGGGGGCGGCACTGGGGGTGGTCTCCCTGATCCTGGCCCAGTTTATCAGGCTGCCTTCCCATGCCGGACCGTTGGAACAGACAGCAGGCTAG
- a CDS encoding acyl-CoA thioesterase, with protein sequence MTTPRETSLYKVLPLASDLKARRRYMVVDEPIVGNFRFGLLLEDLDIMAEQAALGYARSIHPDAKVVTAAIDNIIVRHVVDNDRDIQIDARINHVGRSSMVVGMRVEHAGDPATHIASCYFTMVARGGESAEESRVLPPLEYQDELERHRAEKSMQEREQYRQQQAAQQEPPSREEYELLHQLHTAQDQPGFGGIKADSLVVESWERMYPEQEYVPHRIFGGYIIRRAYELSSMCAELIAPDRPLIAAVNRINFFHPVRLGDKLHYTCRVVYTCDSFVCVEASIERISRDRNSKALSNSCLFTFVNVDSSLQHQPVPAIYPTTYAEDARYLAAFRSHRAMVRHYHLI encoded by the coding sequence ATGACCACACCGCGAGAAACATCACTCTACAAGGTACTGCCGCTTGCATCGGATCTGAAGGCCCGCCGCCGTTACATGGTTGTGGATGAGCCGATTGTGGGCAACTTCAGGTTCGGTCTGTTGCTGGAAGACCTGGATATCATGGCCGAACAGGCTGCGCTGGGCTACGCCCGCAGCATCCACCCCGATGCCAAGGTGGTGACCGCCGCCATCGACAATATCATTGTACGCCATGTGGTTGACAATGACCGGGATATCCAGATTGATGCCCGAATCAACCATGTCGGCAGGTCATCCATGGTGGTGGGGATGCGGGTCGAGCATGCCGGCGATCCGGCCACCCATATCGCTTCCTGCTACTTTACCATGGTGGCCCGAGGCGGTGAATCAGCCGAGGAAAGCAGGGTGCTGCCGCCGCTTGAGTATCAGGATGAGCTTGAACGTCACCGGGCGGAAAAATCAATGCAGGAGCGGGAACAGTACCGCCAGCAGCAGGCGGCCCAGCAGGAGCCGCCCAGCCGCGAAGAGTATGAGCTGCTGCACCAGCTCCACACGGCGCAGGATCAGCCCGGCTTTGGCGGAATCAAGGCGGACAGCCTGGTGGTGGAATCCTGGGAGCGGATGTATCCGGAACAGGAATATGTGCCCCACAGGATCTTCGGCGGCTATATCATCCGCAGGGCCTATGAACTGTCCTCCATGTGTGCCGAACTGATTGCGCCTGACCGGCCCCTGATTGCTGCGGTCAACCGGATCAACTTCTTCCACCCGGTCAGATTGGGGGACAAGCTGCACTACACCTGCCGGGTGGTCTACACCTGCGACAGCTTTGTCTGCGTTGAGGCCAGCATCGAGCGGATCAGCCGGGACCGCAACAGCAAGGCCCTTTCAAACTCCTGCCTGTTCACCTTTGTCAACGTGGACAGCAGCTTGCAACACCAGCCGGTTCCAGCCATCTATCCCACCACCTATGCTGAAGATGCCCGTTATCTGGCGGCCTTTCGCAGCCACAGGGCGATGGTCAGACACTACCACCTGATCTGA
- the miaA gene encoding tRNA (adenosine(37)-N6)-dimethylallyltransferase MiaA, whose product MKPSQSYNLLTILGATASGKTRLAVSLARELSGEIISADSRQVFRQMNIGTGKDLHEYGSVPYHLIDVLEPGQECSVFTFQRLFLQAFEEVAARGCLPVLCGGTGLYLDAALRGYRMVEVPENLQLRAELADKSDAELVAMLVKLLPDQHNRTDQTERARTIRAIEIASHQPDGQQEQEPFPVICPLVLGIRWDRAELRRRITQRLRQRLEAGMLDEIQQLHTNGVAWERLDYYGLEYRYGGMFLRGELNRNDLFQKLNAAIHDFAKRQETWFRRMERNGVAIHWLDGANDPVAEARKIISAHFV is encoded by the coding sequence ATGAAGCCATCGCAATCGTACAATCTGCTGACCATCCTCGGAGCCACCGCTTCCGGCAAGACCCGTCTTGCCGTCTCATTGGCCCGGGAACTGTCCGGAGAGATTATCTCCGCTGATTCCCGCCAGGTCTTCAGGCAGATGAATATCGGCACCGGCAAGGATCTCCATGAGTACGGCTCTGTCCCCTATCACCTGATTGATGTTCTGGAACCGGGGCAGGAGTGTAGCGTGTTTACCTTTCAACGTCTGTTTCTGCAGGCCTTTGAAGAGGTCGCCGCACGTGGTTGTCTGCCGGTGCTGTGCGGGGGGACCGGCCTGTATCTGGATGCGGCACTGCGGGGCTACCGGATGGTTGAGGTGCCTGAAAACCTGCAACTGCGGGCAGAGCTGGCCGACAAAAGTGACGCCGAGCTGGTTGCGATGCTGGTGAAACTGCTGCCTGACCAGCATAACAGGACTGATCAGACCGAGAGAGCCCGTACGATCCGTGCCATTGAGATCGCCAGCCATCAACCTGATGGGCAGCAGGAACAGGAGCCGTTCCCTGTCATCTGCCCTTTGGTGCTGGGGATTCGCTGGGACCGGGCAGAGTTGCGCCGCAGGATCACCCAACGCCTGCGTCAGCGGCTTGAGGCAGGCATGCTTGATGAGATACAGCAGCTGCATACCAACGGGGTCGCGTGGGAACGTCTGGACTACTATGGCCTGGAGTACCGTTATGGGGGGATGTTCCTGCGGGGGGAGCTGAACCGCAATGATCTGTTCCAGAAGCTGAATGCCGCGATCCATGATTTTGCCAAACGCCAGGAGACCTGGTTTCGCAGGATGGAGCGCAATGGCGTGGCCATCCACTGGCTGGATGGGGCCAACGACCCGGTTGCAGAGGCCCGGAAGATCATCTCCGCTCATTTTGTATGA